A DNA window from Boseongicola sp. contains the following coding sequences:
- a CDS encoding trimethylamine methyltransferase: MARRARAARNRESSQSGVPASPYIQRVLPFFEALDEEQIERLEAQVDWILQDVGIAFRDDPESLELWKREGAKVDGDIVRAPADWIRNLCSKAPSEFTQLARNPDRSVKIGGVNQVFAPIYGAPFVRDLEGGRRYGDLAAFNDLVRLTYMHPNLHHGGFVTCEPCDVPVSKRHLDMLYAHMTMSDKPHLGAITEMSRAQDSVDMAEIVFGADVMEQNCVIMGNVNTNSPLLVDKVVAEAARVYSSRGQGMIVVPFILTGAMGPVSTAASVAQAMAEAMMVCAYVQLLRPGAPFVLGNFLSSMSLKSGAPTFGMPEPVVSNYAIGQLARRVGLPLRCGGSLTASKLEDAQAAYESADSMHSTMLAGANFVLHSAGWLEGGLCVGFEKLIMDADRLGSYQKVLSQGLDVSDEAFARDAYDEVDAGGHFLGCGHTMRNYQTAFYEPKLSDSENVESWEEAGSKDMRHRAYERWTGMLKDYQAPPIDPSTREALQAYIAKRKEELPDAWY; the protein is encoded by the coding sequence ATGGCACGACGCGCACGCGCGGCTCGCAATCGCGAGTCGTCTCAGTCCGGAGTTCCGGCGTCTCCGTATATCCAGCGGGTGCTGCCTTTCTTCGAAGCGTTGGATGAAGAGCAGATTGAGCGGCTTGAAGCTCAGGTTGACTGGATTTTACAGGATGTCGGCATCGCGTTTCGCGATGATCCCGAATCCCTTGAGCTTTGGAAGCGCGAAGGCGCAAAGGTTGATGGTGATATCGTTCGCGCACCGGCGGACTGGATCCGCAACCTTTGTTCAAAAGCGCCAAGCGAATTCACCCAATTGGCCCGCAATCCCGATCGGTCGGTAAAAATTGGCGGCGTAAATCAGGTCTTTGCCCCGATATACGGTGCGCCATTCGTGCGTGACCTTGAGGGCGGGCGGCGCTACGGCGATTTGGCGGCATTTAATGATTTGGTGCGTCTGACCTATATGCACCCCAACCTGCATCATGGTGGTTTTGTTACATGTGAACCCTGCGATGTTCCGGTCAGCAAACGTCACTTGGACATGCTCTATGCCCATATGACAATGAGCGACAAGCCGCACCTCGGAGCCATCACCGAGATGAGCCGCGCCCAAGACAGCGTCGACATGGCCGAGATCGTATTTGGCGCAGATGTGATGGAGCAAAACTGCGTCATCATGGGCAACGTAAACACCAACTCACCGCTTCTGGTGGACAAGGTTGTTGCCGAAGCAGCGCGTGTCTATTCCTCGCGCGGTCAGGGCATGATTGTTGTGCCCTTTATCTTGACGGGCGCCATGGGGCCGGTTTCGACCGCCGCCAGCGTGGCGCAAGCAATGGCAGAAGCAATGATGGTTTGTGCATATGTGCAGCTGTTGCGACCTGGCGCGCCATTTGTTCTGGGGAACTTCCTTTCGTCGATGTCGCTAAAATCCGGTGCGCCAACGTTTGGCATGCCTGAGCCCGTTGTGTCGAACTATGCTATTGGCCAATTGGCGCGTCGAGTTGGGCTGCCGCTTAGATGCGGTGGTTCCCTGACCGCGTCCAAACTCGAAGACGCTCAAGCGGCATATGAAAGTGCTGATTCAATGCATTCCACCATGCTTGCCGGAGCAAATTTTGTTCTGCATTCGGCTGGCTGGCTGGAAGGTGGGCTTTGTGTCGGTTTTGAAAAGCTCATCATGGATGCAGATCGCTTGGGGTCATATCAAAAAGTGCTCAGCCAAGGGCTAGACGTGTCAGATGAAGCCTTTGCACGCGATGCATATGATGAAGTTGATGCAGGCGGCCACTTCCTTGGATGCGGCCACACGATGCGCAATTATCAAACAGCCTTTTATGAACCAAAGCTGAGCGACAGCGAGAATGTCGAAAGCTGGGAAGAGGCCGGTTCGAAAGATATGCGCCACCGCGCCTACGAGCGTTGGACGGGCATGTTGAAAGACTATCAGGCGCCGCCAATTGATCCGTCAACCCGCGAAGCTCTGCAAGCCTACATTGCCAAACGCAAGGAAGAACTGCCGGATGCCTGGTACTAG